The genomic interval TTCCGCGAGATCTGGCTGCTGACCGGGGATCATGCCGATGTGGCGGAGCTGGTGGGCGTCGCCCTCGGTGTCGATCGTGTCTTCGCCGAGAGGACGCCGGAGGAAAAGACGCAAAGCGTCGCCGCGGCCCGCCGCGAGGGAGTGACGGTCATGGTGGGAGACGGCATCAACGATGCCCCGGCGCTGGCGGCGGCGCACGTCGGTGTGGCCATGGGAGCGCGCGGCGCCACCGCCTCCTCCGAAGCCGCCGATGTCGTGCTGACGGTGGATCGGTTGGACCGACTCGAGGAGAGCGTCCTGATTTCGCGCCGCACCCGGGACATCGCGCTGCAGAGCATCCTGGCCGGGATGGGGTTGTCGATGATCGCGATGGGTTTCGCCGCGGCGGGATGGCTGCCGCCGGTGGCCGGGGCGCTGCTGCAGGAAGGGATCGACGCCGCGGTAATCTTGAATGCCTTGCGGGCCCTGGGAGATGGGAAAGCGCGCCGTCAGGAGCGACCCGAAGCGGTGGCGGTGGCGCGCCGGTTCCGCGCCGAGCACCGCACCCTGCTGCCGGAGGTGAAGCGAATCCGCGGCGTGGCGGATCGCCTTGGCACCCTTCCGCCGGCCTCCGCCAGGTCCGAGCTCCAGCAGGTCTACGATTTCCTCACCCGCGAGCTGCTGCCGCACGAGGAGGCGGAGGACGCCACCGCCTACCCGGTGGTGGCGCGCATCATCGGCGGCGAAGACCCGACCGCGACGATGAGCCGTGCCCACCTGGAAATCGCCCATCGCGTCCGCATGCTGGGGACCCTCCTGCAGGAGATCCCCGAAGAGGGCCCGGCTCCCGAGGACCTGGCGGAGCTGCGGCGCATTCTTTACGGCCTCGACGCCATCCTGCGCCTGCATTTCGCGCAGGAAGAGGAGACCTACCTGCCCTTGTTGGACGGCGCGGCAGCTTCCTTGCATGAGGAGGTGGCGGGAGGGAGGACTCGCTCATGATCAAGGGAGGATACGGCAAGGACGAAGCGAATGGATTGCGCCAAACTCTCGCGGGCTCCGGAAGCCGGCGAAATTTCTACCGTGAAGGAGGTCCCATGAGAATCCTGATTGCCTACGACGGCTCTCCGGACGCCGACATGGCGATCGACGACGTGGTGACAAGGCCCTGGCCCAAGGGAACGAAGGTCCGCCTGGTCACCGTCCTGGAGACGCCCCTCGCCGCAGCGCCCGCCAGCTTCGAGTTCTACGGGCCGATGATCGTCGGCGTCGAGACTTCCCTGCGCGAGGAGGCCTACGCAGGGATCCAGAAGGCGCTGGCGAAGTTCAAGACACGCGAGGACCTGGAGACCAGCTACGAGATCAAGGAAGGCCATCCCAAGAGCGCGCTGTTGGAGGCAATCCAGGCCTGGGACGCCGATCTCGTGGTCGTCGGCTCGCACGGCAGGAGCCGGATCGAGCGCCTTTTCCTCGGCAGCGTCAGCCATGCACTGGTGACGCACGCCCCGTGCAGCGTGGAGGTGGTCCGCAGCC from Candidatus Polarisedimenticolia bacterium carries:
- a CDS encoding universal stress protein → MRILIAYDGSPDADMAIDDVVTRPWPKGTKVRLVTVLETPLAAAPASFEFYGPMIVGVETSLREEAYAGIQKALAKFKTREDLETSYEIKEGHPKSALLEAIQAWDADLVVVGSHGRSRIERLFLGSVSHALVTHAPCSVEVVRSRRRAA
- a CDS encoding heavy metal translocating P-type ATPase, translating into FREIWLLTGDHADVAELVGVALGVDRVFAERTPEEKTQSVAAARREGVTVMVGDGINDAPALAAAHVGVAMGARGATASSEAADVVLTVDRLDRLEESVLISRRTRDIALQSILAGMGLSMIAMGFAAAGWLPPVAGALLQEGIDAAVILNALRALGDGKARRQERPEAVAVARRFRAEHRTLLPEVKRIRGVADRLGTLPPASARSELQQVYDFLTRELLPHEEAEDATAYPVVARIIGGEDPTATMSRAHLEIAHRVRMLGTLLQEIPEEGPAPEDLAELRRILYGLDAILRLHFAQEEETYLPLLDGAAASLHEEVAGGRTRS